From the genome of Castor canadensis chromosome 18, mCasCan1.hap1v2, whole genome shotgun sequence:
ACACCTCAACCAAGGCTCATGATCAGTTACAAAACTTGTGCAAACACCAGAGAACAAACTCATGGATGGATGAAGAGCCAAAATTTTGGACTTTGGGCTGAGatgtgctcagtggtagagtgcctgcctagcagtttttggtactgggctctatcccagtaccaaaaaagaccaaaaaacaacaataatgaaaacccCAAAGTTTTGGACTTTGTCTCTGAAAGGTGcaaaatacttttcattttctaaagcaACATGGCTCAAGGCAGGCTTCTGTATCTAGCTTAACTATCAACTAAACGTGAATGAATAATAATGTTTTATGTCAACCAAGAAAGATGGTAAGGGATCAAAAGAcatgagagagagacaaaaagacCAAAGGATTTCCTGGAAAAGGCCAGGAGAAAAGTCTGCAAAAACTGGTGGTGGGGCTGATGAGTGTGTGTGGAAGGAAAGAGTACGTAGTCCTTTTGTACACTGCTTAGTTGTGTCATTTGCAACAATAAAACAGACAGCTATTGTGCAGAAAAGAAAGTGTACTCATAATACACTATTTGCCTTAAAAGTGAACAATATTTACATGGTCACAATAAGGTAAATAATAGCACATTAACCAAAAATTGGAAAagtgagggagaagaaaaaggggagGCACACAGCAGAAAATCCTTGTGTCCTACAAAGGCACTGTGTCTGAATGGCAGTGGCAGCAAAGGCTACTTGGAAACAGGCAGATGCCTGGAAGACAGCTCGAGCTCAAAGGGCCACCCTAAAGCAGTGAGGATCAAGGTGGAGAGAGAAGACATGGAACCACCTCGAGCATCAAAGAAATATTTCTAGGATGAAATTTAGCTTAAATGGAACAGCTAGGATTGCAACTTCCCTTGTCACGAGGTCAGATCCTCCAACCACATTTATGCATCCTGAAAGATGTCAACTGTCATCTGGTTAGTGATATCATCTTAATTTATCATTAACTACTTATATTAATAGAGACAGGTTTTAACATACTTCATAGCTCTTAACAAGAATGAACAAGGagctgggtgccagaggctcacgcctgtaatcctagctactcaggaggcagagagcaggaggatcatggttcaaagccagcctgaacaaatagtttgcaagaacctatctcgaaaatatccatcacacacacaaaaggactggtggagggaCTCAAGGAAGAGGCCCTGAGTataagcctcagtaccacaaaaaaaaaaaaaaaaagtgtactaaGACGAAGAGATGACAAAGATGACCTCAGTGTACTGTGGTAGAAAAACAGAAGATGAAATTGCACTGCACTGAAGGGGAGTGACTTTAGACTAAGATGTATTAGACATATGTGACAACTAAATTAGAACATACTATAAAAATGCCTAGAACCAGATGCCTCCCCAGCCTATCTCCAAGAAGGGTCAGTCATCAGTTTATGAACTGAGCCTTGAACTGGTGTCACTGTGGTGAAAGCTTCCTTTAGCCGTGGCAATTTTCCTTGCCTCTATGAGTGCGATAACCCCTGCCACCAAAACTATGACAAGGAGGAATGGCTCCCAAGAGACCTAGGGGAATGATCTCGTACCATTCAAACCTCCCTAGCCTACCTGTGTGTGGCACAGGTTACAGGAAGGTGTTTCAGACATGGACGTGGGGTGTAAAGACAGGCAAACAATGAAAGAACACAAATCCTGATAAGGCAAAACATCACAATGACAGTGTGTCACATCATTGAAATGAAGTGAGTCTATTCCTTAATACTTGGTAatctgggaaaaaaaagatgcaagtgtcttttttttttttttttgtctcatccAAATGTCACAATCCAGACCATCTGCAGCTACCAGACCTACACTGGGGTGGCTGGGATAAGGACAGGCAGCACTGATTGCTTCTGTGCACCTCACCATACGTTAACAGGCCAGCTTCTTTAGAGTCACCTGCTACCCTATCAGCGAGTGAAGAATCGAGGATTCTGTGGCATGTGACAGACATGGAACAACAATGGAACTggggttttctttttaacaagCCCCTTTGACAGAGGGTCACAAGGGGTACATATAAGCAATGACAACAAACTTGGTTTCTGCCTGACTGCTAGCCCATGGATCAGAGCCCTGTCTGCTGTGGCCCCTGCCTCACAGCTCAGCACTGTCCCCCAAACCCTAGCTGTCAGGTATCAGCTTGTCTCTGTCACCCCTGGGAAGCCATCCCTAACCTGTATTTTGAAACAGGAAGCACTGCTATCAGTACTATTTTTGGTAGTAGTTATTACAATTCCAGTAGTGACTTAGGCAATGCACACTTCCCATCTAGACTAGGATGTTTCATTGGGATTTCCTCATACCTAGCACTGTGATCAGACAGAATTAGGCATACAGTTCTTAACAAACATGCAACTCTCAGCCATCTCACAGGTGCTGGGCAGACCCATGGCGGGGGCAGGCCCcacctcacctgacaggttgatCTCGGTCAGGGAATCTCGGGTAGTGGTGCCGACTGCAGTGAGCAGGTTGATGGACTGGTCGGTGACATGGTTACAGTAACTGAGGTGAAGCCTGGAGAGCAAGGGCATGTGGCGGATGATGAGTCGCAGGGAGGCATCTGTgatgtccaggccagccaggcgcAACTCCACAATGTTCCGGAGCTTGCTCCGATTGTCCATCTGACCTGGTGGGGCAGGTAGGAGAGGGATGCCCTGTCAGCCTGACCAGGGAGATCAGATCTGATTTGACACTCTAAAAGTGTTTCCCCCAAATATCAGAATAATAGCATTTAAAACCAGAAAATTCAGGGTtcagaatcctagctacttgggagatggacaCAGAAGGATCAAGGCCTGAGTCTGGCCtggacaaaagtgtgagaccctatctgaaaaaccaaCTAAAAGCATAAGGACTAGGGGTTAAGTGGTAAaagcatgtgaggccctgagttcaattcccagtactgccagaaaacaaACCCAACAAAAAACCTCAGAAGACTCTACACCAAAATTCAGATTTCTAAGGCCAGGCATGGTTGGCccatgtctgtaaccccagcaaTTGGGAGGGACATGCGGTAGGATCATGCATTCAAAGCCACCCGGGCTAGAGTGAGACCGtctcaaaacagcaaaaaatttttaaattctagatTCTCTGCAAACTGAGCCTACATTCTACCCAGCAGTAATTAGCCAACTTATGCACAGATGGCCTGGCAGCCCtgtccattttccattttctgcttGGGTAGGGGACAGTGACCCAAGCAGCTGATGTAGGAGTATGTCAAGTTTCAAGCCCTCATCCAGCCACTGTGACTGATACTAGAGGTCTGAAGCCAGCGAAGAACGAGTTAACAGAGCAGCAGTCAGATGTCCAGAGCCCCAGGAGTGAAGAAGACTTGGCACGTGCACAGCAGTCTTTCCCACCTGGGTCCCCTGACCCACAGCTGACTGAACACAGCAGCGGGGCTCTTCTGTGTCCTCCCGGCTGAAGGACACTAGCACCAGATGGGTCTATTGTTAGAACCAGACCTGATGGCAGTTCCATCACCCTGTCTCTGTGAGACAGACCTCAGGGCACAGCCCCAGCTTAGCACCTCACCTGGCCTGTTATCtgtgggtggggagaggaggtcCCTCATCTGGGCATCTTTTAGTCCTTCTACCCACTGGACATCCAGGGTCCGGAGCAATGGACAACTGGAGCTACAGAGGGCTGAGACTGCAATCCAAGAGCAGCCTGACAGCACCAAGTCTCGAAGccctgggggtggggagtagaGAAGGAGGCATCGGTCAGGTGATACGCCCCAGTCCCCACTCCTGCACACCGGGGTCCCTGACCCAGAGCTCACCAGGCAACCGGTTGATGAGCCAGCTCAGCTGCTTCTTGGAGATATTGGTCCAGCTGAGGTCGAGAGAGACAGGCTGTCGCCGGATGATGCCACTCAGCATCAGAGGCGTGATGGACTTGCAGTGGTTCAGGTCAATGCGGGTCCACAACCGCTTATCGCAGCACCTAGggatggggtgggagtggggcagaAACACCATCAGAGGTGAGGGTTCACTTGGGGAGCCTCTGTAAGCTGTGGTAACTCTCCCCACCTACCACTCATTCGCTTTCTACCAAGTTTCTCTTGTGGCCTCTACCCCacacctccaaacaagctcttaAGGAGGCACCATGCCTCCTCAGTACATGATGGTAAGGAACTCTGCCAAGGCAGGAAGCCAGGAAATGTCAGAGCGGGATTACAGTCAGTACCAGCACACTTCAATCTTAGCTAACTCTAAACAAGGACTCCACATGGTCCTTTCTTAGCTTCCAGGGAGCTAGATCAGGAAAGCAAATGGGTTTCTCCTCTAACAAGACTGGGCTGAGGAGTGCTGTGACAGCCTGAGAGTCTGCAGCAGTTAACTAAGCTTTACCAGGACTTAGAAGGAAAGTGTGCCAcaagtgactcaagtgggaaCACATGCCACCATGGGCCATCCTAGGCCAGTCTAAGCCTCAAGCTGGAGTCTGACACATGGAGGCCCCTCACCAGCGGTTCCAGGTCCTGCAGACCCGCATGCAGACACAAAGGTCTTGGTGGCTGAGGTAGCTGAAGACGGCCATCCACACCTCCCTGTGCATGACATGGGCTGCCCCATCGTCCAGGGGCAGCGAGTCAGGTGGGGGGCTGATGGGAGGTGGCCGGATCACATGGCGCTCCATCTGGATGCACTTAGGTGGGGACACAGAGGGCGGGGGCCGGGAGATGACCCGGGGTGGGCTGCGCAGGCTGGGCCCCAGCGGGTGCCGCAGTTCCCGGGGGGTGCCGTTGAGCCCCTTACTAAAGCGGTGAGGGCGCTCACAGAGGCCCAGGGGCCGCTTGGGCTCCTCGTTCTCGCTCTCAGGCTCTGACTTGATGGGCTGGTGGTTCTCATGGGCCAGGCTGCTCTCTGTCTTCTGGATCTCATGATTGAGCTCCTTACTCAGCTCCTTGCTCAGCTCTTTGTTGGGAAGTCGCCGTTTCCTGCGCATCTtcaccttcttcttctcctctggGCCCTCGGCTCCCTCGGTGCTGGGCCCAGCGGTGGGTGAACTGGAGCGTGAATGGTCGCTCTCCCTGGTCTTGGGGGGTGCCTCAGGCAGATCGTCCTCAGGTTCCTGCTTGAAGCGTCGGAGGGGCTTGTTGGCCAGAGCCAGCCGATCCTCAGCGTTCTTCCAGGACCGCCGCTGCaggaagggaaggatggagagCGGGCAGGCCAAAGGTCAGCCCACAGGGTTTAGGGTAGTGCCCATCTCAAGCCTCCCTAAGCCTCCCTACCCTCTTCCATGGGATGGATGGGTCACCCAGGGTGTTCCCTACAGCTCTGAAAGCTTGGAGCAGTCTGGGGGCTCCTAAAGGGGACCTTGGTGAGAGATGAAccaggggggtgggggagtgggggggcGTGGAGGAGAAGATGGTACCTTTTTCCTGAAAAGCTTATCTTCTTTGCCAGGTTTTAGCTGTCATGAGGAAGAAAGGATGCAAAGCTTGCTCCCAGCCTCAAGGGAGGTGGTCCCCTATACCCAACACCACTGTAAAGCCTGGTCTCTAGAGCAGGGGCTGGAGGGACGCCTTCCCCACAAATGCCATCTCCTCCTTCATGTCTGACAGACTGTATCCCTGTATGCTTCCAGGAAGAAGCTGGAAATAGAGGATGGCTGACTGTTCCCACCCAGCTAACCTCCCACCCCAGACAGACCAGAGATTGCAGGTGTCCATCACAGCAGCCTCTGCTCAGCTCAGAGAGCGGGGGCTGAAGTGCAGGCCTGTAGGGATCCCCAGCCAAGCCTGAGCCAGGAGAGGCTCCAAGTGCCACCTTGTGGCCAGTGGCGGCAAAACCAACGGATGAAGCCACCACGATCCTGAAGTTCCCTGAACTCACAGGGCTTCCCAGCTGCAGCTTCAGCTTCATCCCCAACCAACAGAGGCTCTCCTCACTGAGCTCCCACACCCTGCCACAGACCTGGGGCCAGGCCTCAGGACCGTCTGTGGCAATGGGCTGGGGACatgaggggcagggagggggacagCCCAGACTGGCAAGTCCCCAGGGCCTTGGGAGGGTGGGGCATGGGAGCACCTGCTGCTGGAAGTAAGTGAGACTGGATCTCCACCAGGGGCTGAGGCTGCTGCCTAGAGGGGGCCTCGGCGAGAGGTGAGAGGAGGAACCGGGGGACGTTTGAAGAGTCGAGGCCTAAAGGGGGTGGGAAGAGGAGTGACTTGctggtttttctctttcttttgggcCGGGCTCTCAGGACTTAGGTGACCTGGTCAAGGCAGCAAGAGGCCAGGATCCCGAGTTCTACCCGCTGCCCatccctgtccccaccctccaCCCAGCACCCGAGACCAGCCATACCACCCCTCCTCTGCCAGGGACCTCCCATCCGTACTCGCTTGCGTCCACTCAGCTCTTGGGGCTTCTCGTATTTCCGCTTCCTCCTCAGGTGCACATCATCAGACTTTCGGCGCAGGATGCTGTCTGGAGGCACCTTCTTGGGGTGCTCGTCTGACCTACGCCGGGGCGCCTCCTCACACTCACTCCTCCGCTTGGCAGGCTCCTGCCCTTCCTTGTTGTCCCGGTTCATCTTCTGCTCCTTGAGCAGGGAGCCGGGCAGGTTGGAGGCATACTTAAAGCCAGGGCCACGCTTTTGCTTGTAGgccaaaaagagagaaggaacaaCCCGACTGTATATCTTTGGACTTGCCCTTCCCCCTTACCCAACCCACCGCACTCCACCTGACAACCTGGGGATGGGCTGGTTCCGGCAAGGTCTGGCCCGCCCCTCTCCGCCAACCCAAACTGGGACTTGGAGCCCGCACTCACTTTCCCGGTCTTGCCGGCGTGGTTACACTTCGGACACTCCCAGCAATTGGGAAGCTCATCGTTGACCACACCCTCTGACTCTTTAATCTGCAAGAACAGGCCAGGACTCAGTGAGTAGGGAAGGGTGTCCAGATGGGTGGCAAGGATGCAGGGTCCCTGTGAGGCCCAGTCTGTCCAAGAACTCTACACCCCTCCCCACAGCCATGTCCGTCCGGCATCTAGCCGAAAGAAAGCACAGCTGTGGGGAGCTGGTGGGACTGGTTCTGGGTCGGGCCAGGGTCTAGATGCTGAACCTTCTGCCCCTTGACTGATTCAGCCGTGCTGGGCCAGTTCCTGTCTCTATTGCCAGGGTCCTTGTCCATGGAGGGAGTGTGCCCATCTCTCTGAGGACCTGGGGAAAGCAATCACTCAGGGCCCGGCACACAAAGAGGACCTGCCATGTGCTGTGCATCTGCATGAGCTGGGGGAGAGCAGAGACCAGGCAACAGCACTGGCCTTGGAgggtgtgtctgtgtctgtgtttgtgatGTGAGAGTGAGGGCCAAAACAAAGGTCTGCGACACTGCTGAGGGGATGCGGCTCCTGCAGAGCTGAAGTCTCATCCTGGGCTGGCCTGCAGACACACAGGCTGACACTGCATTCTCCTGGGACAGAGGCGTGGGCCAGTCTGAGTGGTCTCTTCCTTTCCAAAGTACAACCTGCTGCCTAAGCCAGGCAGGCACAGAGGTCACCCGCAAGGCAGCCATGCCCTGGCACACCACAAGAACCGGTTCCTGGTGGCACAGGTTAACTATCTGTTGCTCAGGACCTGCCCTCCCTGGTCCAGGCCCTGCATCCACCAGCTCACCAGCAGTCTTTGGGGAGGGACCCTAGCCCCACCCCGCATCAGCACAACACAGGCCCAAAATGCCCAGGGCTCCCAGGGGCTGCTACCTTAAGGCATCCAGGGTGGATAATCTCGTTGCAGATGGAGCACTCCATGAGCATGAGGTTAAActtgccttcttcctcttccacagTGTCCTCCTTCCCTGCCTCGCCACACACAAGGCACACAGCGGTGTGGGGCAGCACTGGCTGAGGAGCCAGGAAACACAGAAATCAGTAGGGAGGGAGGACAGACCGTCTGTCAAGGGCAATGAACTGTTCTCCTGAACCTGCCAGGAAACGTCAGAAAGCTGGCCCAGGCACATTCAGTCACTTATTCACACACTTATCAGGCTGTTACCTCTATGTGCCAGGTACTCCGTAAAAGCCaggaatataggaaaaaataagaCAGATCAAAGTCTTTGCCATCCTGAGCTTATCTTTTAGTGGAGGGAGGTAGACAAAATGAATAACAGATCAAGGAGTATGGGTAAAGATAAGGTATGGCCAGGACCATGGGTGACTGTGAAAGGGGGCTAATTTTAAGTGTGGAGGCAATGTCTCCCACTTGGAAAAGAACTGAAGGAGGTGCAATGGAGCCCAGTCCAGATCCATGGAGGGCTCAGGCTCATCTCACCAGCAGGTATCAGAGCAGTTCACAGTCTCAGAGTTTCTCTGCAGGAAGGCTGTGAGGTCAAGCTGTCTTCAAAATACAGTAAGACATGATTTGCCTTCTGCACTGAGTTAAATGCACTGCCAGTGCAAAAGCACTGGTAGCCAAACTACTGGCTCCTCAGTACTAGAGGCCAGGCCCAGTCATGGCTACTGAGCTGAGGGCTGCATGGACACTGAAAAGATCGCCAGTTCCACTTGATATGGAACTTCATGAAAACCTTGATGCTTGAGCGCACATCCTCTCAACACAGGAAGTATGCACACAGTACTTTCAAATGCTGAGGAACAGTTATCAAAGGAAAGCACTCCTGACAAAGTTGTAAGACCTTCTCCAgagaagaccatttttatttgaaagattgaaacaaaacaaaacaatgaaatagtgGGTTCTGGCATGTTTTCTTAAAGACAAAAGTGAGCCTGTCATTTCCAGAAAAACACTGGACAGCATTtgatgcaaatgacaaaactcaAGTATCAGAAGGGAAATGAGATGTTGATCTTCACTGGGAGACTGTCCATGAACTGAAAGGCTTTTCTGATGAGACTGGTGGTGATAATTCTCAAATGTGATTTTATGCAAATAGTACATAGTATAAATGAATGACATGTGGCAATATTTGGAAAACTTGCCTCAGTGAGCCAACAGTTTCCAAGTGACCAATGCATAATGTTAAAGCACCCACTAGAACAAACAAGCTACTCAAAGGGCAAGACTGATGACTTTCATGGCAACAGTATGAAAAGTGTGATACAGTTTCAGATTCTACTTTGCAACTAACCTTTAAGAAACAGCCACCTGTGGAATTCTGGGAGTACCAGAGTATCTACAATTATCTGCAAAAACTATTAACATACTCCTCCCTTGTGGAGTACCTATCTGAGGGAGGCTGGATTTTCCTCATCTTCTTTCCAAAACAACATATCACAACAGATAGAATAGAGCAGCAGATAGGAAAATCCAGGTTCTTTCTAATAACAAGACAGGAAGATTTACAAGAACATAAAGCAGTATCATTCTTCCTgttactattttttgttttggaaaatgtagCTGGTCCATATAAAGATACactatttgaaaatgaatttagtattttaaaaattttctcaacTTTAATTTTGAATGTTAATAAATAAGCCACATAAACAAGAGTTCTTTGGGAACCTTGTAATctttttagcaatgctggggtttgaactcagggccttgtgcttactaagcaggtgctctaccacttgagcttgccccagccctgttttgctttattttccagatagagtcttgtggggttcttgttttttgtttttccttttttgcaaagAGCCAGCATAGACCTTGACACTCCTTCAaggtagatgggattacagatgagctGGGTCTTCGGAATTTTTAAGAGCATAAAGGGGTCCTGAGACCACATAATTTGAGAAATGATATACCTAACAGTACTTGCCAAAGTCAGGAGCCAGGGCAGATCTTCTGCTTTCCCTATGCCTGCCCAGCCTCCCAATACTGATGCATGCCTGGAAAGCAGAAAAAACAGTTGGTTTTTATGGAACTGCTTCAAGGCGCCACAAATAAGCTGGGATACATACTCCAGTGATAAGTGAAAAagtcatttataaaatggcacagacatcatgcctgtaatcctagcttctcaggaggcagagatcaggaggactgaggttcaaagccagcctggggaaaaaagtttgcgaaaccctgtcttgaaaaaagcccatcaaaaaagggctggtagaatggctcaaagtgtaggccaggagttcaagccccagtgccacaaaaaaaaaaaaaaaaaaaaaaaaaggcagatatCTGAAttcaaatagaataatgaagagTCATCAACTGTTCAACAAATTCTTTATGAGCATCTGCCAAAGCCTGAAACAAGGCAGTGGGGTGCAGGAATGAGGAGACAGTTGCTCCCCTTGAGGTATTTGGGAAGACAAAGACCTAACTCACTGAAAtccaagaaaaataagcaaaagttgTGTTAAAGCATTATCTGAAGCAGTGAAGGCCAGTTTCTGGAGGACTTGGACAAGGAAGGCAGAAGAGACCTTGAAGTGACCAAGGCCAGATAAGCCTTCAACATAGAAGCCAGCCAGGAACAAGGATGGGGAACAGCCCATGGGGCCAAGGAGGGCCTGAGGTGGAGGAACTGACTCACAACAGAAGGAGAGGAGGCACCAGAGACAAAGGTACTGGAGGGGAAACAGGTTTGGACCATAGGTAGCAGAAGTCTGTGGAGGAAGCCAAATGAAGACAGGGAGCTCCTTCCAGGAAGGAAACTTCACACGTGAAGAGAATAGCAAAAAAAGGATGAGGAGAGCCTACGTAGGTCACAGGTGGCTAAAATGTTGGAGGAAGGGCCCTGACAAGgtggaaaggctggaagaagagttGGAAGGACCCTGGGCTCAAGAAGCCACATGGGGTTTCTTCACAAAGAAGAAGAAGCCCACAGAGAGGGGcttccttctacaacttagcccAGCCTGCCAGGCACTGAGCCAGGCACTAGAAGTGCAAAGATAAGGTGGCCCATCACGCGGGTTTCCTGTAACTAGGCCCAGGGTACCAGggtagaagagaaaagagaatcctGGGTTCACAGCCAACATGCTAAGTTTTAGGTGATACTGTTCTCACAAATCACCAGTCTCCACAGAAAAGTGCCTTAAAATCTATGGTTCAATGGTTTATGCAGAACTTCTCTTAAGAAAAATGCAGATACACAGACAAAAATCTAcatttagctgggcactggtggttctcaggaggcagagatcagaatgatcAGTCATCTGAAGccagctaggcaaatagttctcaagaccctatctgaaaaaaaaaaaaaaacccttcacaaaaaaagggctggtggagtggcttgaggtataggccctgggttcaagccccactactgcaaaacaaaaagcaaaacaaacaaacaaaaaaagggtgATAGCCAGATTATATGAAGAACTTCTACAACTCGTCggacaacacacacatacatccaattgaaaaatgggcaaaggacttgaaacagcatttttccaaagataaacaaatgtacatgaaaagatgctcaatactGCTAATCACAGGGAAGTGTACATCAAACCACAGCGAGGTTCCACCTCACACACATTAGGATGGCtactgtcaaaaaacaaacaccCCCTCCCAAAAAGCTGGTGTTGGTCCACGTATGAAGAAACGAGAATCTGTGCATTGCTCACAGGAATTTAAGATGATAGTGTGACAACATATGGAAACAGAATGGTagagcctcaaaaaatcaaaaagaatgggggcaggggacagaagAGGTTctggaatataatggagggggtgaacttgttcggAGTATGCTATATgaatctatggaattatcacaatgaaaccccctattATTATTGTAtgctacttcaaaaataaaatttaaaaaattaaaaactgaactaTACTATGATCCAACAACTCCATTTCTGATCCAAAACAGGATCTCAAAGAGATACTTCCATATCCACAGTCACTGTAGCATTATTTACAACAGCTAAGAGGTAGCAGCTCAGATATCactgacagatgaatggacaaagaaaaggtgttttatgcatatatatatataacagagTATTActcaatcttaaaaaaaatcctgtcatACACGACAACATGGAAgagccttgaggacattatgctaagtgaaataagcccaaGCACTGCATGAGTGCACTTACATGAGGTGGACTCTTAACCTAGAGGATGAATTATCAGAAACTGAAAATGGAATGGTGGgtagttgccaggggctgggtaaaagggaaaaggaattgTTCTATGGCTAGAGTTTTGGTTTTGCAATGTGAAAGAATTCTAGATGGGGTACATAACAATGTGCATAGTTAACACTACCAAACTGTATAC
Proteins encoded in this window:
- the Kdm2b gene encoding lysine-specific demethylase 2B isoform X10, which translates into the protein MAMSVSAEDDDYESEPDQNRAVGRPKGKLGPASAVKLAANRTTAGARRRRTRCRKCEACLRTECGECHFCKDMKKFGGPGRMKQSCIMRQCIAPVLPHTAVCLVCGEAGKEDTVEEEEGKFNLMLMECSICNEIIHPGCLKIKESEGVVNDELPNCWECPKCNHAGKTGKAYKQKRGPGFKYASNLPGSLLKEQKMNRDNKEGQEPAKRRSECEEAPRRRSDEHPKKVPPDSILRRKSDDVHLRRKRKYEKPQELSGRKRASTLQTSPGSSSHLSPRPPLGSSLSPWWRSSLTYFQQQLKPGKEDKLFRKKRRSWKNAEDRLALANKPLRRFKQEPEDDLPEAPPKTRESDHSRSSSPTAGPSTEGAEGPEEKKKVKMRRKRRLPNKELSKELSKELNHEIQKTESSLAHENHQPIKSEPESENEEPKRPLGLCERPHRFSKGLNGTPRELRHPLGPSLRSPPRVISRPPPSVSPPKCIQMERHVIRPPPISPPPDSLPLDDGAAHVMHREVWMAVFSYLSHQDLCVCMRVCRTWNRWCCDKRLWTRIDLNHCKSITPLMLSGIIRRQPVSLDLSWTNISKKQLSWLINRLPGLRDLVLSGCSWIAVSALCSSSCPLLRTLDVQWVEGLKDAQMRDLLSPPTDNRPGQMDNRSKLRNIVELRLAGLDITDASLRLIIRHMPLLSRLHLSYCNHVTDQSINLLTAVGTTTRDSLTEINLSDCNKVTDQCLSFFKRCGNICHIDLRYCKQVTKEGCEQFIAEMSVSVQFGQVEEKLLQKLS
- the Kdm2b gene encoding lysine-specific demethylase 2B isoform X11, with the translated sequence MAMSVSAEDDDYESEPDQNRAVGRPKGKLGPASAVKLAANRTTAGARRRRTRCRKCEACLRTECGECHFCKDMKKFGGPGRMKQSCIMRQCIAPVLPHTAVCLVCGEAGKEDTVEEEEGKFNLMLMECSICNEIIHPGCLKIKESEGVVNDELPNCWECPKCNHAGKTGKQKRGPGFKYASNLPGSLLKEQKMNRDNKEGQEPAKRRSECEEAPRRRSDEHPKKVPPDSILRRKSDDVHLRRKRKYEKPQELSGRKRASTLQTSPGSSSHLSPRPPLGSSLSPWWRSSLTYFQQQLKPGKEDKLFRKKRRSWKNAEDRLALANKPLRRFKQEPEDDLPEAPPKTRESDHSRSSSPTAGPSTEGAEGPEEKKKVKMRRKRRLPNKELSKELSKELNHEIQKTESSLAHENHQPIKSEPESENEEPKRPLGLCERPHRFSKGLNGTPRELRHPLGPSLRSPPRVISRPPPSVSPPKCIQMERHVIRPPPISPPPDSLPLDDGAAHVMHREVWMAVFSYLSHQDLCVCMRVCRTWNRWCCDKRLWTRIDLNHCKSITPLMLSGIIRRQPVSLDLSWTNISKKQLSWLINRLPGLRDLVLSGCSWIAVSALCSSSCPLLRTLDVQWVEGLKDAQMRDLLSPPTDNRPGQMDNRSKLRNIVELRLAGLDITDASLRLIIRHMPLLSRLHLSYCNHVTDQSINLLTAVGTTTRDSLTEINLSDCNKVTDQCLSFFKRCGNICHIDLRYCKQVTKEGCEQFIAEMSVSVQFGQVEEKLLQKLS
- the Kdm2b gene encoding lysine-specific demethylase 2B isoform X9, with amino-acid sequence MSVKGCFTDFHIDFGGTSVWYHVFRGGKIFWLIPPTLHNLALYEEWVLSGKQSDIFLGDRVERCQRIELKQGYTFFIPSGWIHAVYTPVDSLVFGGNILHSFNVPMQLRIYEIEDRTRVQPKFRYPFYYEMCWYVLERYVYCVTQRSYLTQEYQRESMLVDAPRKASIDGFSSDSWLEMEEESCEQQPQEEEEEKEEEGDGADKVPKPPTDGPASPTSTPSEEQDNSGKRPKAPAMRFLKRTLSNESEESVKSATMPIDYPKTPTGSPATEVSAKWTHLTEFELKGLKALVEKLESLPENKKCVPEGIEDPQALLEGVKNVLKEHADDDPSLAITGVPVVSWPKKTPKNRAVGRPKGKLGPASAVKLAANRTTAGARRRRTRCRKCEACLRTECGECHFCKDMKKFGGPGRMKQSCIMRQCIAPVLPHTAVCLVCGEAGKEDTVEEEEGKFNLMLMECSICNEIIHPGCLKIKESEGVVNDELPNCWECPKCNHAGKTGKAYKQKRGPGFKYASNLPGSLLKEQKMNRDNKEGQEPAKRRSECEEAPRRRSDEHPKKVPPDSILRRKSDDVHLRRKRKYEKPQELSGRKRASTLQTSPGSSSHLSPRPPLGSSLSPWWRSSLTYFQQQLKPGKEDKLFRKKRRSWKNAEDRLALANKPLRRFKQEPEDDLPEAPPKTRESDHSRSSSPTAGPSTEGAEGPEEKKKVKMRRKRRLPNKELSKELSKELNHEIQKTESSLAHENHQPIKSEPESENEEPKRPLGLCERPHRFSKGLNGTPRELRHPLGPSLRSPPRVISRPPPSVSPPKCIQMERHVIRPPPISPPPDSLPLDDGAAHVMHREVWMAVFSYLSHQDLCVCMRVCRTWNRWCCDKRLWTRIDLNHCKSITPLMLSGIIRRQPVSLDLSWTNISKKQLSWLINRLPGLRDLVLSGCSWIAVSALCSSSCPLLRTLDVQWVEGLKDAQMRDLLSPPTDNRPGQMDNRSKLRNIVELRLAGLDITDASLRLIIRHMPLLSRLHLSYCNHVTDQSINLLTAVGTTTRDSLTEINLSDCNKVTDQCLSFFKRCGNICHIDLRYCKQVTKEGCEQFIAEMSVSVQFGQVEEKLLQKLS